CCAGATCATTGGCAGCGGCTGCCAGAGTCCGCAAAGGTTTCGTCAGGCGGTTGATTGTAAACCAGACGATAAAAATGATGAGCAATGCCATGATGATCATCGGCACAACAACAGGGGTGAGAGACCGTTGCGGGAGCTTGAAATTACTCTCGATATTCAGCCATTTGCCATTCATCAGCTCGATAGAGGCAAAAAGCTGAACGCCCTCTAAAGAGAGCCAGCGATAATTCTTAAAATAACTATTTTTGCGGTCATGCATGGCTTCCATGGGGCTGCGCGGTGCTTTGGCATGGTCCTCATTGGGTGAGCCATTCCGGTCACGGCTCTTCATCCAGCGATCCGGTTGGTCGCGTTGATTGTAAAGGACAGAAACACGGGTCCGACGTTGGTTATCAAAGCGCTGCTTCAGAAAGTTGGAGAGCATTTTTTCCATCCGCTCGTCGCCACTACTTTCGGTGACCACTGGCGTTTTGCCGATGGAGAAGTCTGTGCGGTTGTTAGAGACCGTGCGCAGCACTTGTCTCTGTAATTTGGGCGGTGTGGATTCGAGTAATCTGACGACTGCGGCAGTTCTCCAAAGAACGTTGTCACGGGCAACATTTGCCAGAGCCAGCTGCCGCTCTCTTCCCAACAGCATAAAGCTGGCTAACTGAGCAAATATGAGGGCTGCAAGCAGAAGGAGGATGAGCTGCGGAGCTAGACGACGTGGCAGGAGATAGCCGAGGATTTTCATAGAGTGTTTTCCGTGACTTCCCCGGTAAATGTATAGCCACCTCCCCAGACGGTCTTTATCAACTCAGGATTTCTTGGATCTGTTTCAACCTTCCGGCGCAGGCGTGACACCTGATTGTCAATAGAACGGTCAAAAACACCAAGCGAGCGACCTGAAGTCAGATCAAGCAACTGCTCGCGGGAAAGCACAACACGAGGACGTTTCAAAAACGCTGAAAGAAGCTGAAACTCTCCAGATGATAACGGCACGCTGACCTGACCGGGATCAATGAGTTCCCGGCGCGCGATATCAAGCACCCATCCATTAAAGGCGAGCTTTTCTGATTCAATAGGGTCACGCTCGCGCGGCGTACTGCTGGAACGACGCAAAACAGCGCGGATGCGGGCAAGCAACTCTCGCGGATTGAACGGCTTGGTGACATAATCATCAGCACCCATCTCAAGGCCAACGACGCGGTCCGTATCCTCAGCCATCGCAGTCAGAAGAATAACAGGGGCTTGGTTGGTCTCCACTAGATGCCTGCAAAGCGACAGTCCATCTTCACCGGGCATCATGATATCCAAAACAACCAGATCTATGGACGAGTTCTTCAAGGTCTTGCGCGCAGCAGCAGCGCTATCAGCCACAGTCGCACGCATATTGTTCTTCGTTAGATAACGAGCAAGGCTCTCGCGAATATCGCGATGGTCATCAACAATCAGAATATGCGCACTACTATAAGACATTAGTTCTCGCTGCTAACTTGGCTGCTTACGCCAAAAGGGGAGGCACCTAAAATTTCCTGACTAACTTATGCCGCATTCTGGCTAAGCGGAAAAGAGGAAGGCCTATGGAAAATGTATCAAAGTGTCACCACTGCGGTCTCTGCCAGACTCTGCGACAAAACAAGGGGTTTTCTGGTGTAGTTTTGCGACAGATAGCACCTAAGTTCATTTTATCGAAACTCACTCACACATTCCTCCCTTGGCAAGGGTTTTGAATTTACGGAGAATAAGACATGTTGAAGATGAAATCTATTTTTGTAGGGACTATGGCCGTTTTGATTGCAGGTACAGCTCTGGCTCCTTCTGTAATGGCAGCCCCTGGCGCAGGCGGACGCTCTGGCGACAAGATGGGCACTCAGTTCTTTTCCAATTTCGACACCGATAAAAACGGCACAGTCACACAGGCAGAAATTGACGCAGCCCGCACCGCAGATTTCAAAAGAGCAGACGCTGCTGGCAATGGCAATATTGGCCTCGAAGAATGGAAAGCATTCGCAGCAACACGCTCCACCGAGCGCGGAAATGACCGCTCCATCCGTATGTTCCAGCGCTTTGACGTTGATGGCAACGGTCAGGTCACCCGCGATGAGTTTGTCAATCAGACAGACCGCATGACAGCACGCATGGGCCAGATGAAACAGCGGATGGCTGATCGCGGTGCCAAAATGAAAGACGGCAAGGGCAGCTGGGGGCAGGGCTCCCGCGATGGGAAACAAGGCAAGGGCGGTTACGGTCACCACGGCATGCGCGGTGATGGTCCTCGCGAACAGGGTATGTTCGGCAAGGGCATGCACGGCGGTAAAGGCATGCGCGGTGAGATGATGGGCGCAATGAGGGCTCAGATTGATCTGGATCGTGACGGCAAGATCTCAAAAGATGAGATGACCAAACTTGCAGATAAACTCTTTGCAAATGGCCCGGTTGATCTTGCGGCATTCCAGAAAATCGCGACACAATTCAAACAGCCGATGTTTGTTCGTTCATTCCAGCGTCTTGATACAGATGGCAGCCTGACTGTGACACAGGAAGAATTCTTCGCTCCAACTGCAAAAATGCTGGATCGCATGGATCGGAACAATGATGGTGTGATTACATCAGCTGATTTTAACAAGATGAAGAAGCAGTGGCACAAAGGCCAGAAAGACCGCAAAGGTGGCCGTGATGGCCAGCGTCAGGGTCAGGGTCAGGGACAAGGCCAGCGCGGCTAAGCATCAAGCTTAAGCAGAACCTAACAAAAAAAGGCGGAGCTGGTTGGCTCCGCCTTCTCTATTCATATCTCAATTCGTATCACGCGTTATGCGGTTTAACTTCGGTATGCATCTCAGCATCATAGTCAACAGCAATACCGTAGTGCGGATCTTCCATGACAGCGACTTCAACCATGCCGCCAGCTTTGTGCAGCAAGTCTTTACAATCTGGAGACAGGTGACGCAGATGAAGGGTTTTACCAACCTGCTCATACCGTGTTGCAAGCGCATCAATGGCTTGCAGACCGGAGTGATCCACCACGCGCGAATTGATGAAATCAACAATCACGTCATCTGGATCAGACTGCGGATCAAAGATCTCCTGAAAACCAGCGGCAGAACCGAAGAACAACGGGCCTTCCAGCTTGTAAATCTTCTGGCCCTCAGAGTTGACTGTTTTGTGCGCATCAATGCGCTTGGACGCATTCCATGCGTAGGCAAGTGCGGAGACAATCACACCAACCACAACAGCGATAGCAAGGTCAGAATACACAGTCACGCCAGTCACCAATGCAATCACGATTGCATCGATACGTGGGATTTTGTGTAAGATCTTGAAGGTGTTCCAAGCAAAGGTGCCAATAACAACCATGAACATCACACCAACCAGCGCTGCCAGTGGGATCTGCTCAATCAATGAGGACGCAAACAGGATAAAGCTCAGCAAGAACAACGATGCAGCAATCGCTGCAAGGCGTGTTCGGCCACCTGATTTCACGTTGATCATAGACTGACCAATCATTGCACAACCGCCCATGCCGCCAAAGAAGCCAGTCACAACGTTTGCAGCGCCCTGAGCAAGACACTCTTTAGAAGCGCCGCCGCGTGTATCTGTCATTTCAGAAACAAGGTTGAGCGTCAAAAGGCTCTCGATGAGGCCAATAGCTGCAAGAATGACAGAGTACGGCAGGATGATCATGAAAGTTTCAAAGGTCAACGGAACCATCGGGATATGAAACTCTGGCAAACCGCCTGCGATAGGAGCCAGATCACCAACAGTTTGAACGTTAAGACCAAGGCCAATCACGATCACAGAAACAAGAACAATAGCTGCCAGCGGAGCAGGAATTGCGTTGGTCAGCTTTGGCAGGTACCAGATCACAACCATGGTGAGCGCAACAAGACCCAGCATCAGCATCATGTCCATGCCAGCCAGCCAGCTGGTAACGCCGGTTGCAGCATCAACGCTTTGGAACTGACCCATCTGCGCAAGGAAGATCACGATCGCAAGACCGTTTACAAACCCAAGCATCACTGGATGAGGAACCATGCGGATGAACTTACCCCAGCGTAAAACCCCGAAGATGAGCTGAAGAATACCCATCAGCACAACAGTGGCAAAAAGATATTCCACACCGTATGTGACAACAAGAGACACCATAACAACGGCAAGCGCACCGGTCGCGCCAGAAATCATGCCCGGACGACCACCGAAAACCGCGGTGATAATGCCGACGATAAAGGCTGCGTACAAACCAACGAGCGGTTCTACCTGAGCAACAAATGCAAAAGCGACAGCTTCTGGAACCAACGCAAGAGCAACTGTGAGGCCAGAGAGTATCTCAACTTTAATAATATTGGCTGTAAAGCCAGAGTTTTCGGGCGCGGGCGCCTTCGTGGACGAATGCAAGTAGCACCTCCAATGGGGTTATGGGTACTTTTTTGAATACGGGGCAAATCCTAGGCACGCACTGTGAAGCCCGTGTGAAAACAAGTCGTTTTCTGGTTAAGGACAAGAGCGATTAAGCTAGGACACCGCTGAAAAATGAGCGGTCTAAGTCTCCCTTTTGCGGCGCTTATACGTGACTATCGACAAAAAGGCTATCCCATCAACGTATAATAGCTATGCGTTTGAGGAGAGGGAGTGCGCCATGTATTCGTGGAGGATTGAACTCCTGCCTCTGGATCCCGCATCAAGTGCGGGAAGACGCTGAAGAGGATGACATAGTTTTGTTATTCTCTCAGTGTCAACCAAACTACCGCATCAACCAACCCTCCGCTGTCATCCCGGCCCCCGAGCCGGGACCTAGAGCCAAGAGTGCAATCCCTTCGGTCGCGAAAGAGCCCAAGCCGCCGCCATCTAAGCGATCCTAACAAAACCTTATCCCCCTTACCAAAACCTCCGCTAATCTAAATCCTGTGCCCACGAACACGGGCCGTGGCGGGCCGTCAGTTGCGAGTCGTGGGCCGGGTGGGGCTACTGATAAGAGGTAACGTATCTTTTCAGCTGGTCCTGTGAAGCAAACCTTAGGTGAGACTGCATGGCCTGAGGGGTGGGGACCAACCTGTTTGGCGTCTAGTGGTGAAAGTTAACCTCTCTTAGCGGTTAGCTGTCATGACAAGGAGATTTGCCTCGGCAAGAGGACTTGTCGGTCGCGTCTTACAGGATAAGGTCGAGTGCTTCATACCAAAAGCCCGGGCAAGGCGTGACAGCTGCTGCCGAAGACTCACATAATAAACATTGCGCAGGCAACACCTGCACGCCTTGCCACACTCGTTTATCGGGTTCATCGCTCCACACTGCACGGCTTGCCCTGCGGTGGTCTCAGTGCTTGCAGCTCCCAAACAAAAACCACACAAGCACGCATTGACCGCACCGCCGTCATTCCATGTGGAAATACGTGAAATATCCTCCCAATGCAGGCTTTGCAGGCGCAAAGCAAATCGTTAGCTTGTCGGGACGCAAAAGAGCGCCGCAGGCGAGGGAGAGCCCAGATGAAACCGACAAATTCCATATTTAGCGGGTTGGAAACAACGGTGTTTGAGCGAATGTCACGTCTGGCGATGGAACATAAGGCCATCAATCTGGGGCAAGGGTTTCCAGATGTTGACGGTCCGCAAGATATTCGTCAGGTCGCAGCTGATGCCCTGATGGAAGGCCCGAACCAGTACCCGCCTATGCTCGGTGTGCCGACGCTCCGCCAAGCCGTGGCAGACAACAACAAGCGCTTCTATGATCTGGATGTTAATTGGCAGACTGAGGTGATGGTCACCTCGGGCGCCACGGAAGCCTTGGCGGATTCCATATTTGCGCTGGTGGAACCGGGGGATGAGGTGATCCTCATTGAACCGCTCTACGATTGTTATCTGTCACTGGTAAAGCGGGCAGGCGCAACGCCGGTCTTCGTTCAGGTGCGACCACCAGAATGGAAACTGCCGGAGGAAGAGCTCCGCAAAGCATTCACCAGCAAGACCAAAGCGATCCTGCTCAACAACCCGATGAACCCCAGTGCAAAGGTGTTTAGCAAGGCAGAGCTGCAACTCATCGCAGACCTTTGCATTGAACATGACTGCTACGCCATTTGTGATGAGGTGTATGAACACATCGTCTTTTCCGATGAAAAACACACCCCATTGATGACTTTCCCGGGCATGCGGGATCGGTGTATTCGTATTGGATCTGCGGGCAAAACCTTTTCGCTGACGGGCTGGAAGGTGGGCTACATTACAGCTGCACCAAACCTGTTGGAACCGATTGCGAAGGCCCACCAATTCATCACATTTACAACACCGCCAAACCTGCAAAAAGCAGTCGCATATGGCTTGAACAAAGAAGATAACTACTACGCCTCCCTTGAAAGCGAGTTGAAAGCAAAACGCGAATTGATCTCAAAACCACTGCAAGACATGGGTTTCGATGTGCTGCCCTGTGAAGGAACATACTTCGTCACCTGCGATTTTTCTCCGTTGGGTTTTGATTGTGATGATGTGGAGTTCTGCCAGAAACTGGTGGAAGAAGCCGGTGTTGCAGCCGTGCCGATATCTGCATTTTACGGGACAGAGGGTCCACGCACGTTTCTTCGGTTTTGTTTTTGCAAAAAGAACAGTGTATTGGAAGAAGCACTGGGGCGCCTCCGAAAGTGGATGGGCGAAATGGCAATTTCCTGAAGAGGGAACAGCCAGAACCTTTGATTGCTAATCCAGCCTTTGGAAGTGAAAACTGATGGATAATCCTGTACTCGTTGAAGTAACACGCGGCAATGTTGTCGAGAGCCGCCATCGTGGGTCAATCGCGATCGTTGATGCCGATGGCAAGCTGGCCTACAGCGCGGGTGATGTTGAGCAGGGTATCTTTGCTCGCTCCGCGATTAAGGCCCTTCAGGCCATTCCAATGGTGGAATCTGGCGCAGCAGAAGCGCTTGCGTTTGAAGATGCGGAACTGGCTCTTGCGTGTGCTTCCCATAATGGCGAGCATGTCCATGCTAGTTCTGCACGCGTCATGCTTTTCAAGGCAGGTTTGACGGAGGACGACCTGATGTGCGGCACCCAATGGCCAAAGCACATGGACGACAGCGAAAAGCTCATTAAATCTGACGAGAGCCCATGTGCG
The window above is part of the Pseudovibrio sp. Tun.PSC04-5.I4 genome. Proteins encoded here:
- a CDS encoding response regulator, whose amino-acid sequence is MSYSSAHILIVDDHRDIRESLARYLTKNNMRATVADSAAAARKTLKNSSIDLVVLDIMMPGEDGLSLCRHLVETNQAPVILLTAMAEDTDRVVGLEMGADDYVTKPFNPRELLARIRAVLRRSSSTPRERDPIESEKLAFNGWVLDIARRELIDPGQVSVPLSSGEFQLLSAFLKRPRVVLSREQLLDLTSGRSLGVFDRSIDNQVSRLRRKVETDPRNPELIKTVWGGGYTFTGEVTENTL
- a CDS encoding aminotransferase, producing MKPTNSIFSGLETTVFERMSRLAMEHKAINLGQGFPDVDGPQDIRQVAADALMEGPNQYPPMLGVPTLRQAVADNNKRFYDLDVNWQTEVMVTSGATEALADSIFALVEPGDEVILIEPLYDCYLSLVKRAGATPVFVQVRPPEWKLPEEELRKAFTSKTKAILLNNPMNPSAKVFSKAELQLIADLCIEHDCYAICDEVYEHIVFSDEKHTPLMTFPGMRDRCIRIGSAGKTFSLTGWKVGYITAAPNLLEPIAKAHQFITFTTPPNLQKAVAYGLNKEDNYYASLESELKAKRELISKPLQDMGFDVLPCEGTYFVTCDFSPLGFDCDDVEFCQKLVEEAGVAAVPISAFYGTEGPRTFLRFCFCKKNSVLEEALGRLRKWMGEMAIS
- a CDS encoding SulP family inorganic anion transporter, whose translation is MHSSTKAPAPENSGFTANIIKVEILSGLTVALALVPEAVAFAFVAQVEPLVGLYAAFIVGIITAVFGGRPGMISGATGALAVVMVSLVVTYGVEYLFATVVLMGILQLIFGVLRWGKFIRMVPHPVMLGFVNGLAIVIFLAQMGQFQSVDAATGVTSWLAGMDMMLMLGLVALTMVVIWYLPKLTNAIPAPLAAIVLVSVIVIGLGLNVQTVGDLAPIAGGLPEFHIPMVPLTFETFMIILPYSVILAAIGLIESLLTLNLVSEMTDTRGGASKECLAQGAANVVTGFFGGMGGCAMIGQSMINVKSGGRTRLAAIAASLFLLSFILFASSLIEQIPLAALVGVMFMVVIGTFAWNTFKILHKIPRIDAIVIALVTGVTVYSDLAIAVVVGVIVSALAYAWNASKRIDAHKTVNSEGQKIYKLEGPLFFGSAAGFQEIFDPQSDPDDVIVDFINSRVVDHSGLQAIDALATRYEQVGKTLHLRHLSPDCKDLLHKAGGMVEVAVMEDPHYGIAVDYDAEMHTEVKPHNA
- a CDS encoding EF-hand domain-containing protein produces the protein MLKMKSIFVGTMAVLIAGTALAPSVMAAPGAGGRSGDKMGTQFFSNFDTDKNGTVTQAEIDAARTADFKRADAAGNGNIGLEEWKAFAATRSTERGNDRSIRMFQRFDVDGNGQVTRDEFVNQTDRMTARMGQMKQRMADRGAKMKDGKGSWGQGSRDGKQGKGGYGHHGMRGDGPREQGMFGKGMHGGKGMRGEMMGAMRAQIDLDRDGKISKDEMTKLADKLFANGPVDLAAFQKIATQFKQPMFVRSFQRLDTDGSLTVTQEEFFAPTAKMLDRMDRNNDGVITSADFNKMKKQWHKGQKDRKGGRDGQRQGQGQGQGQRG
- a CDS encoding ATP-binding protein; translation: MKILGYLLPRRLAPQLILLLLAALIFAQLASFMLLGRERQLALANVARDNVLWRTAAVVRLLESTPPKLQRQVLRTVSNNRTDFSIGKTPVVTESSGDERMEKMLSNFLKQRFDNQRRTRVSVLYNQRDQPDRWMKSRDRNGSPNEDHAKAPRSPMEAMHDRKNSYFKNYRWLSLEGVQLFASIELMNGKWLNIESNFKLPQRSLTPVVVPMIIMALLIIFIVWFTINRLTKPLRTLAAAANDLGRGAEVQPLPEAGPAEVRAATRSFNEMQERLTRFIADRTRMLAAISHDLRTPITSLRIRAEFVEDEEDRERMIATLDEMQAMVEETLSFTRDASTQEEARSVDLGGLLESIANDHEDMGDHVGVESESRVVLKCRPGSLKRAFRNLIGNAIRYGGEVEVFICLDDDHAEVRIADKGPGIPENRLEDVFEPFVRLEESRNVQTGGIGLGLAITRSIIHAQGGTIRLENAPEKGLIAIVRLPL